The stretch of DNA GTCTTGATCCCGGATTTCTGCTGCAGCTTGTCGGAGAATACGCACTCGTGCATGCAGCGCTTGGTGTAGGGCATGTCGTACGCCCCTTCGAGCCTTGCCCTCACGTAGTTGGCGTTCAGCACCGCCATGCGCGTGGCTACGGCCAGCCCCTCTGCGCCCAGCTCCCTGATATACGTGTATGCGCGGAGCAGGATTCCGAAATTGCCGAAGAAGGTGTTGATCCTTCCGATGGAATTCGGGTGCCTCTCCGATATCCTGTACGTCTCTTTGTCTTTGACTATGCGCGGGATCGGCAGGAACTGTTCCAGCCCCTTTGTCACCGCCACGGGGCCTGCGCCCGGGCCGCCGCCGCCGTGCGGGGTGCCGAAGGTCTTGTGCAGGTTGATGTGCATAAGATCCGCGCCGATCTCGCCCGGTTTGACGACCCCCATCAGCGCGTTGAGATTTGCGCCGTCGAGGTAGACCAGCCCGCCCTTGGCGTGCACGATCTCCGCGACCTCCTTGAAATGCTCCTCGAAGATCCCCAGCGTGTTGGGGTTTGTTATCATTATGGCCGCGACCTCGTCGTCCATGGCGGCCGCTACTGCTGCGGGATCGAGCAGACCGTCCGGCCCGGATTTGATCGTGACGACGCTGTAGTGGCAGGTCGCCGCTGAAGCTGGGTTGGTGCCGTGCGCAGAGTCGGGGATCAGGACCTTGCTGCGCGGGTTGCCGCGCATGGTGTGATACGCCCTGATCATCAGCATGCCGGTGAGCTCGCCGTGGCTGCCTGCGGCAGGCCAGAGCGTCGCCGCGCTCATGCCCGTTATCTCGGCGAGGTATTTCTCCAGCTCATAGCAGACCTTGAGATTGCCCTGGACCGTGGATTCCGGCTGAAACGGGTGTGTGTCTGCGAAGCCGGGGAGGGCTGCCGCGCGGTTTGCGATCTTTGGGTTGTACTTCATCGTGCAGGAGCCGAGCGGATAGAAGCCCAGGTCCTTGGAGTAGTTCTGCGTGGAGAGCCTGGTGAAGTGGCGGGTCACGTCGGCCTCGCACAGCTCCGGCAGCTCTGGCACCAGATCGCGCGTCATCTTGCCGAAGGCCTCGCAGGAGTTGAACGGAGGCACGTCGCGCGTCGGCAATGAGATGCCGCGCCTG from bacterium encodes:
- the gcvPB gene encoding aminomethyl-transferring glycine dehydrogenase subunit GcvPB, giving the protein MDKGHDTDGRTGGGTNGLLLEESSVFAQSVAGRRGISLPTRDVPPFNSCEAFGKMTRDLVPELPELCEADVTRHFTRLSTQNYSKDLGFYPLGSCTMKYNPKIANRAAALPGFADTHPFQPESTVQGNLKVCYELEKYLAEITGMSAATLWPAAGSHGELTGMLMIRAYHTMRGNPRSKVLIPDSAHGTNPASAATCHYSVVTIKSGPDGLLDPAAVAAAMDDEVAAIMITNPNTLGIFEEHFKEVAEIVHAKGGLVYLDGANLNALMGVVKPGEIGADLMHINLHKTFGTPHGGGGPGAGPVAVTKGLEQFLPIPRIVKDKETYRISERHPNSIGRINTFFGNFGILLRAYTYIRELGAEGLAVATRMAVLNANYVRARLEGAYDMPYTKRCMHECVFSDKLQQKSGIKTLDIAKRLMDYGFHPPTVYFPLIVHGAIMIEPTETESKELLDSFCDAMLSIAKECEQDPDLVKNAPYRPFRRRLDEVRAAKELVLKE